One genomic window of Luteitalea pratensis includes the following:
- a CDS encoding sugar-binding domain-containing protein: MASGIHHPGFIPRCWYRRTVDPWDPESCRILLHFGAVDHRATVWVDDVLVVTHDGGYTPFRCDITEFMPGGLPVTIVVCADVP, encoded by the coding sequence GTGGCCAGCGGCATCCACCATCCGGGCTTCATCCCGCGTTGCTGGTACCGACGCACGGTCGACCCGTGGGATCCGGAGTCTTGCCGCATCCTCCTTCATTTCGGGGCGGTCGATCATCGCGCCACCGTCTGGGTCGACGACGTGCTCGTCGTCACGCACGACGGTGGCTACACGCCCTTCAGGTGCGACATCACCGAATTCATGCCGGGCGGCCTGCCTGTGACGATCGTGGTCTGCGCCGATGTGCCGTGA